The following proteins are co-located in the Maridesulfovibrio sp. genome:
- a CDS encoding 5'-methylthioadenosine/adenosylhomocysteine nucleosidase — MKIGIIAAMEEELALLVNKLDEPNTEKFGQFTYHTGRISGVEVALFLCGIGKVNAAVGTTLLLDKFKPDYLINTGVAGAFPGNINIGDIVVSSEVRHYDADATAFDYEMGQIPQMPAAYQADKLLLGLAKKAWINEDSISVHQGPVLSGDSFIHTPQQIAQIEQKFPDVMAVEMEGAAIAQTGFLFNVPFILIRSISDKVHEDGSSAVYEQSMEKAAANSVRMVLSMLDNI, encoded by the coding sequence TTGAAAATAGGAATTATCGCTGCAATGGAAGAAGAGCTTGCATTGCTGGTCAATAAATTGGATGAGCCGAATACTGAAAAATTCGGACAGTTCACCTACCACACCGGAAGGATTAGCGGAGTGGAAGTGGCTTTGTTTCTGTGCGGGATAGGCAAGGTCAATGCCGCAGTGGGCACAACGCTGCTGCTTGATAAATTCAAGCCCGACTATCTGATCAATACCGGGGTGGCCGGGGCGTTTCCCGGCAACATCAACATTGGTGACATCGTGGTTTCTTCTGAAGTGCGTCACTACGATGCCGATGCCACAGCTTTTGATTATGAAATGGGCCAGATTCCGCAGATGCCAGCAGCGTATCAAGCCGACAAGCTTTTGCTCGGTCTGGCGAAAAAAGCTTGGATCAATGAGGATTCCATCAGCGTCCATCAGGGGCCAGTCTTGTCCGGAGATTCTTTTATCCACACTCCGCAGCAGATCGCACAGATTGAGCAGAAGTTTCCCGATGTAATGGCCGTGGAAATGGAAGGGGCGGCCATCGCACAGACAGGTTTTTTGTTTAACGTGCCTTTCATCCTGATCCGTTCCATTTCAGATAAAGTTCATGAAGACGGAAGTAGTGCGGTCTATGAACAGAGCATGGAAAAAGCCGCCGCCAATTCAGTGCGCATGGTTTTGTCTATGCTGGATAATATTTAA
- a CDS encoding S-ribosylhomocysteine lyase encodes MNKIESFKIDHTRLKRGIYVSRRDQIGVENVTTFDLRVKEPNNEAALDPAAAHTLEHIGATFLRNHAEYGDKILYFGPMGCLTGFYLLLNGKYDSKDVVGLIQELFKFAADFEGEVPGASAVECGNYTLMDLPLAKQEAAKYYAEVLDGIGEENLNYPE; translated from the coding sequence ATGAATAAAATAGAAAGTTTCAAGATTGACCATACTCGCCTTAAGCGCGGAATTTATGTTTCCCGCCGTGATCAGATCGGTGTTGAGAATGTAACCACCTTTGATCTGCGCGTAAAGGAACCCAACAACGAAGCTGCCCTTGATCCTGCGGCAGCACATACCCTTGAGCATATCGGCGCTACTTTTTTGCGTAACCATGCTGAGTATGGTGATAAGATTCTCTACTTCGGCCCCATGGGTTGCCTGACCGGATTCTATCTGCTGCTTAACGGTAAATATGATTCGAAAGATGTTGTGGGCTTGATTCAGGAGCTGTTCAAGTTTGCTGCTGATTTTGAAGGCGAAGTTCCCGGTGCTTCAGCTGTAGAATGCGGAAATTATACCCTCATGGATTTGCCTTTAGCAAAGCAGGAGGCTGCAAAGTATTACGCAGAAGTGCTGGATGGTATCGGGGAAGAAAATTTGAATTACCCTGAATAA
- a CDS encoding LysR family transcriptional regulator, producing MLPDLNRLKVFFHIFNEQSSTAAAKKLHITQSGVSQHLKKLEEELQTELFTRVNRRLVPTTAGKRLYGIVQGFMEDLEQGVRHINDGLKMPSGPLRIGAPSEFGKIYLPPIFGSFRRKYPAVTMQLELDEPRVLFEKVASGELDFAYIDILPFFMDTPGGTSAYSITPVVKEEFVLACSEEYYRAKVNGTDYDRLKELDFIGYKKDIALFRSWFKLHYEREPQNLNLVFIADSSEAIVSAIKAGLGAGITVSHLMNREISTGKIIAIRPNAEKLQNTIACVQLKNKRVSITEAAFQEHFRLELSKNYAKLELSGI from the coding sequence ATGCTTCCCGACCTGAACAGGCTGAAAGTTTTCTTCCATATTTTCAATGAACAAAGCAGCACCGCAGCGGCCAAAAAGCTTCATATCACCCAGTCCGGGGTCAGCCAGCATCTGAAAAAGCTGGAAGAAGAACTGCAGACCGAACTATTCACCCGGGTCAACCGCAGACTCGTTCCCACCACAGCAGGCAAGCGACTCTATGGGATTGTGCAAGGCTTCATGGAAGATCTTGAACAGGGAGTACGACACATAAACGATGGCTTAAAAATGCCATCCGGGCCGCTGCGCATCGGCGCGCCCAGTGAATTCGGAAAGATCTACCTGCCGCCTATTTTCGGTTCATTCAGGCGTAAATATCCGGCAGTGACGATGCAATTGGAACTGGATGAGCCAAGAGTGCTCTTTGAAAAAGTCGCATCAGGAGAACTGGATTTCGCATATATCGACATCCTGCCCTTTTTTATGGACACACCGGGCGGGACATCGGCCTACTCCATCACACCGGTCGTAAAGGAAGAATTTGTGCTGGCCTGTTCCGAAGAATATTACCGGGCAAAGGTAAACGGAACAGATTACGATCGTCTTAAGGAACTGGATTTCATCGGGTATAAAAAGGACATCGCTCTTTTCCGCAGCTGGTTCAAGCTGCATTATGAGCGCGAACCGCAAAACCTGAACCTTGTCTTCATTGCCGACAGCTCCGAAGCAATTGTCTCTGCCATCAAAGCCGGACTGGGAGCCGGCATTACCGTCAGCCATTTAATGAACAGGGAAATAAGTACGGGAAAGATTATCGCCATCAGGCCGAACGCTGAAAAACTGCAAAACACTATTGCCTGCGTCCAACTCAAAAACAAACGGGTCAGCATAACCGAAGCTGCATTTCAAGAACATTTTCGGCTGGAACTGAGTAAGAATTATGCGAAATTGGAACTGAGTGGAATTTGA
- a CDS encoding NAD(P)-dependent oxidoreductase, producing MSKKIGWIGTGVMGGSMCMHLIKAGNKAFVYNRTKSKADQLVAKGATWCDSPAEVAQKADIIFTIVGYPTDVEQTILGENGVLANTDAGKILVDMTTSEPVLAERIAKEAAAKGVGALDAPVSGGDLGARNATLAIMVGGEKKIFDEVMPLFDVMGSNIQLMGKAGAGQHTKMCNQILIAGTMIGTVESLLYAYKAGMNLNEVIDVIGSGAAGSWSINNLGRRIADDDFNPGFFIKHFVKDMGIALDEAKRMNLSLPGLALVNQFYISAMALGYEELGTQALYKVLEKMNGK from the coding sequence ATGAGCAAGAAAATCGGATGGATCGGAACAGGTGTCATGGGCGGCTCCATGTGCATGCACCTTATCAAAGCAGGCAATAAGGCATTTGTATACAACCGCACCAAATCCAAGGCGGACCAGTTGGTAGCCAAAGGTGCAACATGGTGCGATTCCCCAGCCGAAGTTGCCCAAAAAGCCGACATCATCTTTACCATCGTAGGCTACCCTACTGACGTGGAGCAGACCATCCTTGGTGAGAACGGCGTGCTCGCCAATACCGATGCCGGAAAGATCCTCGTTGATATGACCACTTCCGAACCTGTACTGGCTGAGCGCATTGCCAAAGAAGCTGCAGCTAAAGGTGTAGGTGCACTTGATGCCCCGGTTTCCGGCGGAGACCTCGGTGCACGCAACGCCACCCTCGCGATCATGGTCGGTGGGGAAAAGAAAATTTTTGATGAAGTGATGCCGCTATTTGATGTCATGGGCAGCAACATCCAGCTTATGGGCAAAGCCGGTGCCGGACAGCACACTAAGATGTGTAACCAGATCCTCATTGCCGGAACCATGATCGGCACCGTGGAATCCCTGCTCTATGCCTACAAAGCGGGCATGAATCTCAATGAAGTAATCGATGTAATCGGCTCCGGTGCTGCCGGATCATGGTCCATCAACAACCTTGGCCGCCGCATTGCTGATGATGATTTCAACCCCGGTTTCTTCATCAAGCACTTTGTAAAAGACATGGGCATCGCCCTTGACGAGGCCAAGCGTATGAATCTTTCCCTGCCCGGACTGGCGCTGGTTAACCAATTCTACATCTCAGCCATGGCGCTGGGTTATGAAGAACTCGGCACTCAGGCTTTGTATAAGGTGCTGGAAAAGATGAATGGAAAGTAG